Below is a genomic region from Ziziphus jujuba cultivar Dongzao chromosome 7, ASM3175591v1.
tccttgctactctatgcgaggaagaagaagttacttccaaggagccactgaaggaggttagccaagtccttgaGGAGTTCAAAGATGtcatgccaccacaactacctaagaaacttccaccaaggagggaggtggatTATCGCATCGAGTTGGAGCCCGGTACAAAACCACCTgcaaaagcaccatatcgcatgtctccaccggagctagaggagctaaggagacaacttaaAGAGCTTTTGGATGCCGGTTATATTCAAGCATCAAAAGCACCGTATGGAGCACCTGTCTTGTTCCAGAAGAAGCATGATGGCTCGTTGAGGCTATGCATCGATTATAGGGCGCTCAACAAGgttaccatcaagaacaagtatcttataccgttgatagccgatttgtttgatcaacttggaggagcaaggaactttactaaacttgacttgaggtcggggtactaccaagttagaattgcggagggtgatgagccaaagactacgtgtgttactcgatatggagcatacgaattcctcgtcatgccctgtggtctcaccaacgcacccgccacattctgcactctcatgaacaagatcttccatccttacttggacaaattcgtggtGGTCTATTTGGATGACATCGTCATCTATAGCAAGATGCTAGAGGAGCACATCCACCATCTACGAATTGTGTTCAAGGTTCTAAAAGGATAATGAGCTTTACGTGAAGAAAGAGAAGTGCTCGTTTGCAACCAATGAGGTGTACTTCCTCGGCCATaagatcaaggatggcaagctgcacatggatgaagccaaagtgaaagccattcaagagtgggatcctccaaccaaggtgagtgagctGCGATCTTTTCTTGGTCTTGTTAACTATTATAGGAGGTTTATCAAAGGGTATTCTGCCCTAGCCGCACCACTCACCAATCTactaaagaagaacaagacatggaattggtccacccaatgccaacaagcctttgagAATTTGAAGGAGGCAATCATGAAGGAACCCGTGTTGGGATTGCCCGATTGCTCCAAACCATACGAGGTGCACACCGATGCTTCTGACTTTGCCATAGGGGGACTGTTGATGCAAGAAAGGCATCCGATCGCATATGAAAGCCGCAAGCTTAATGACACGGAGAAGAGGTATACGgtccaagagaaggagatgaccgCCATTATCCATTGCTTGCGCACTTGGAGGCATTACTTGCTGGGGTCTAAATTCGTGGTAAAGACTGAAAATGTGGCCACAAGctatttccaaactcaaaagaagttaagccccAAGCAAGCTCGATGGCAAGACTTTCTTGCCGAGTTCGACTACAACCTCGAATACAAACCCGGTACGGCCAAtgtagttgccgatgcattaagtaggaaagcCGAACTAGCATCGATAACCAAGTTCTAAGGGAAACTGCCCAACCTAATAAAGGAGGGCATGAACCGTGATGTTTTGGCCAAAcaactcctacaacttgccatggagggcaagactaagaggttttgggttgaagatggccttctctacacaaaggggcatcgcatctatgtaccaaggtggggcaacataaggaagaatttgatcaaggaatgccatgacaccaaatgggcCGGCCACCCGGGGCAAAAGCGTACGAGAGCTTTGTTGGAGACAAACTATTATTGGTCACAAATGCGGGACGACATCGAGATGTATGTGAAGACCTgccttgtttgtcaacaagacaaggtgGAGCAACGACAACTCGCAGGTTTATTGGAGCCACTACCAACTCCTGAGAGACCATAGGAGAgcatctccatggacttcatcattGGCTTACCCAAGTCCGAAGGATGTAGCACTATAATCGTAGTGGTTGATCGATTCTCCAAATATGCTACATTCATTGCCGCGACAAAGGAGTGTCCAGCTGAGGATACGGCACGGCTATTTttcaagcacgtggtgaagtacTGGGGACTTccaagatcaattataagtgatcgagACTCGAGTTTCACCGGAAGGTTTTGGACGGAGTTATTCAAGCTCATGGGCTCggagttgcatttctctacaaGCTTTCATCCACAAACCGATGGGCAAACCGAGCGAGCTAATGCATTATTGGAGCTATatctacggcactttgtgattgccaatcaacatgattgggcaaagttactagatgttgcccaattctTATATAACTTGCAAAGGAGCGAGTCTACCAATCGAAGTCCGTTCGAgttagccacggggcaacaaccactcactccacaaacactCGTTACCAAAtatggaggaaggagtcctgccgcattcaagGTTGCCAAAAGCTGACATGAACAAGTGGACCTAGCAAGGTCGTACCTCCATAAGGccaccaagaaaatgaagaagtgggcggatgccaaaagaaggcacgtggagtatcaagtgggaaacttggtgttcatcaaaatcctttcatcccaacacaagtctacccgagggctacacaaaggccttgttcgctgatacgagggaccatttccaatcgtcaagaaggtgggcaaggtatcttataaggtggagttacctcctacactcaaacttcacccggtctttcatgtaagttgtctaaattcatactacaaggatgaggaagaccatacaagaggggagtccaagcgagcaccaataggtgtatacaacacttatgacaaagtctaatcctacggctataattgctttaatcctacggtggagaatgggtgtctagatccttcccacctcctttacaaaaatatctaaagaagcatctggaaatggatatgtacatggcttgacctagagttctccataaggttttagagaattctacactactctaggtgcttagcccattgtaaggcccaaaatgaagagaatgctcaccaagtgtttgatgaaatgccccaaccgtgacattctccctcacctatgccgtcgacgtcctcgtcgagcttgcttcatggaacctcttgatgtgatcttcaaattgccaaagtgcGGTAGctggttcccaacttgcttcacTCTTGGGTAGTTCTTTCCATTTTAcaagtactcatgactcggatggttgtcccttccacgaactaTTCGATCGGCTAATATGCTatccacatccttgtcataagtgttgtagacacctattggtgctcgcttggactcccctcttgtatggtcttcctcatccttgtagtatggctttagacaacttacatggaagaccgggtgaagtttgagtgtaggaggtaacttcaccttataagataccttgcccaTCTTCTTGACGATTAGAAATGGTCCCTCGTATCGGCGAACAAGGTATTTGTGTAGccctcgggtagacttgtgttgggatgaaaggattttgatgaataccaagtctcccacttgatactccacgtgccttcttttggcatccgcccacttcttctttttcttggtGGCCTTATGGAGGTACGACCTTGCTAGGtccacttgttcatgccaaCTTTTGGCAACCTTGAATGCGGCAGGACCccttcctccatacttggtaacgagtgtttgtggagtgagtggttgttgccccgtggctaacTCGAACGGACTTCGATTGGTAGACTCGCTCCTTTGCAAGTTATATAagaattgggcaacatctagTAACTTTGCCCAATAATGGtgattggcactcacaaagtgccgtagatATAGCTCCAATAACGCATTAGCTCGCTCGGTTTGCCCATCGGTTTGTGGATGAAAGCttgtagagaaatgcaactccGAGCCCATGAGCTTGAATAACTCCGTCCAAAACCTTCTGGTGAACCTCGAGTCTCGATCATTTATAATTGATCTTGGAAGTCCCcaatacttcaccacgtgcttgaaAAATAGCTGTGCCGTCTCCTCAGCTGGACACTCCTTTGTCGCGGCAATGAATATAGCATACTTGGAGAATCGATCAACCACTACGATTATAGTGCTACATCCCTCGGACTTGGGTAAGCCaatgatgaagtccatggagatgctctcccatggtctctcaagagttggtagtggctccaataaacctgcgggttgtcgttgctccaccttgtcttgttgacaaacaaggcAGGTCTTCACATACATCTCGATGTCGTCCCgcatttgtggccaataatagtttgtctccaacaaagctctcgtacgcttttgccccgagtggccggcccatttggtgtcatggcattccttgatcaaattcttccttatgttgccccaccttggtacatagatgcgatgcccctttgtgtagagaaggccatcttcaaCCCAAAATCTCTTAGTCTTGCCctccatggcaagttgtaggagttgTTTGGCCACAACATCACGGTCCATGCCCTCCTTTATTAGGTTGGGCAGTTCCCCTTGGAACTTGGTTATCGATGCTAATTCGgctttcctacttaatgcatcggcaactacattggccgtaccgggcttgtattcgagcttgtagtcgaactcggcaagaaagtcttgccaacggacttgcttggggcttaacttcttttgagtttgAAAATAGCTTGTGGCCACATTGTCAGTCTTTACCACGAATTTAGACCACAGCAAGTAATGCCTCCAAGTGCGCAAACAATGGATGATGGcggtcatctccttctcttgAACTGTATACCTCCTCTCCGTGTCATTGAGCTTGCGCCTTTCATAGGCGATCGGATGcctttcttgcatcaacacaCCCCCTATGGCAAAGTCGGAAGCATTGGTGTGCACCTCGTATGGTTTGGAACAATCGGGCAATGCCAACACGGGTTCCTTCATAATCGCCTCCTTCAAATTCTCAAAGGTTTGTTGGCATTGGGTGGAccaactccatgtcttgttcttctttagtAGATCGGTGAGTGGTGTTGCTAGGGCAGAATACCCTTTGATAAACCTCCTATAATAGTTAACAAGACCATGAAAAGATCGCagctcactcaccttggttggaggatcccactcttgaatggctttcactttggcttcatccatgtgcagcttgccatccttgatcttATGGCCGAGGAAGTACACCTCATTGGTTGCAAACGAGCACTTCTCTTTCTTCGCGTAAAGCTCATTATCCTTTAGAACCTTGAACACAATTCGTAGGTGGTGGATGTGCTCCTCTAGCGTCTTGCTATAGATGACGATGTCATCCAAATAGACCaccacgaatttgtccaagtaaggatggaagatcttgttcatgagagtgcagAATGTGGCGGGTGCGTTGGTGAGACCAAAGGGCATGACGAGGAATTCGTATGCTCCATATCGAGTAACACACGTAGTTTTTGGCTTATCACCCTCCGCAATTCTAACTTGGTAgtaccccgacctcaagtcaagtttagtaaagtaccttgctcctccaagttgatcaaacaaatcggctatcaacggtataagatacttgttcttgatggtaacCTTGTTGAGCGCCCTATAATCGATGCATAGCCTCAACGAACCCTCATGCTTCTTCTGGAACAAGACAGGTGCTCTATATGGTGCTTTTGATGGTTGAATATAACCGGCATCCAAAAACTCTttaagttgtctccttagctcctctagctccggTGGAGACATGCAATATGGTGCTTTTGCAGGTGGTTTTGCACCGGGTTCCAACTCGATGTAATGATTcacctccctccttggtggaagtttcttaggtagttgtggtggcatgaCATCTTTGAACTCCtcaaggacttggctaacctCCTTCGATGGGTCCTTGGaagtaacttcttcttcctcgcgtagagtagcaaggaatgtaggctcCCTTTTCTTTACTCATTTCTTGAGTTGCATGGCGGAGAGGCggttggaagtacttggcttgtgcattGTTGGAATCATGCAAGGTCCTCCCTCCATTATGcacaccgtgttgtagcgagggagtggGACCACATTGAATTCCCTAAGgaattccatgccaagtacaatatcaaaatcatccataggagcaacggagaagtttacgttaccttgccaagtgccaaGGTGCAACTCCACGTTACGGGCCATGCCATCTAGCGGTTTAACCTCCGCATTCATTGTTTTCAACCACCATTGACTTTTGAGTTTGAGGCCAAAcctcatggcctcctccttccTTATGAAGTTGTGAGATACGCCGGTGTCTACCATGACTTGGGTATCTTTCCCGTTGATACGCGCCGCCACGTACATTAGGGAGTTGTTCTTTGTAttgttggttgggattggactAGCCTTCAGTGAGTTGAGGAGTTGTAGACAACCCATTTGTGTGTGCtcttgagtttccctctcttcgagcatggcacttaaggacttcctcttcggacaatctctagcccaatggggaccatcacataagaagcaattttccttcggcttgaattcgggcttgcctcctttcttccaatctttgttaggtagtggtggccttcttggaacctccttactttggggagttttatggaacttggctcccccacctttaatataattattcttagGCTTAGGGTTGGAAGACTCACCTCGCCTATATTCGACAAGCGTTTCGGCCATAGTGAGGAcagtggaaatatcttgtactccccttcgttgaagctcttggcatgcccacggttgcaacccattcatgaagttgaaaaggagatcctcctcactcatgttgggaatttggagcattaacccagagaattgctccacatattcacAGATGGATcgttggtgcttcaactccttcatgcgtttcctagcatcattcgccacattctcgggatagaattgcttcttcaattcactctttaaatcttcccaagaattgatagcgcatatgcctttcttcatttcttcatgctttctacgccaccataccgcagcaagattagtaagatagagggtagcggtgtttaccttttgcttctcgTCTTGGAAATCCTCGAAGTACCGTTCCATatgccacatgtagttgtccaactcctttgcatcccttctcccactaaattccttgggcttgggagcatctacccttggagtagagactatttgttgggtAGTGACTgtgccactagttgcagctctctTGCATAACGCCCAATCCCCACGTgtctcctctaaactcttcttaaactcatctaattgagcttgcataagggacaaggtttccaTTACCTTTgcttggaaagcttggctttcttGACGCCacgcctcggtgttggcctcgttggtgtcttgcatggtacctctaagctcccccacttggtctTTCACTCGACCAccgagctcctccatgccttgctccacccGATCAAGCCGCTCCATCATGTCGGCAACgaccaactccatcttgaccaccttggtctccatggcggtgagaacgtccttcgactttgagcgcccacgtcccttccttgcagcttcagggatgacctcccttccccttgcttcttcaaccacaacctctgatgaagacattGTGCTCTAAATGCTAGCTCTAAccaaggctctgataccacttgtcacggacttgtttcttATCCCTTCAaaccgtgcggccttagttgctattccgaccctttgttgcaactaagtaagccttttgctcactaaaagagaaagctaagcaaagaaagctagagcacaaagagagtttgggagaatgaaagtatattgcttaaaagagagctttacaagtgtagcttggattcttaaatccttggatggtttggccaaatgagggctccacctatttataggcatacaaaatctaatcctacggctataattgctttaatcctacagtggagaatgggtgtctagatcattcccacctcctttacaaaaatatctaaagaagcatTTGGAAATGGATATgtgtacatggcttgacctagagttctccataaggttctagagaattctacactactctaggtgcttagcccattataaggcccaaaatggagagaatgcttaccaagtgtttgatgaaatgtccCCGTGCCAcactagccaaaaaaaaaaaaaaaaaaaaaaaaaaagaacgttCGTAATTTTTAAGAGAGACGATGGACAAAGCAAACCAAACACCAGGAATGTCAATCCTTAAAGTAGAAAGCCCATTCTCACCCATTTTTCCGCCATCCAAACATGACTTGAGTTTCTTGCTTAGCGCAAGGTCATGACTTGAGTGAGTTCCCCTGTCAGGCCTGTAcaacgaaatatatatatataaatatatttttttgtcgtttaaaaataaataatgtctcCCAAAAACAAATTGTCGTGAAAAAGCATTTCTTAAATAAACCAAAAACTAAATTTTCGGCCGGAGGGGGTGGTccaaaaattttgaagttattatttctagaaaaataaatcca
It encodes:
- the LOC132804444 gene encoding uncharacterized protein LOC132804444; this encodes MSSSEVVVEEARGREVIPEAARKGRGRSKSKDVLTAMETKVVKMELVVADMMERLDRVEQGMEELGGRVKDQVGELRGTMQDTNEANTEAWRQESQAFQAKVMETLSLMQAQLDEFKKSLEETRGDWALCKRAATSGTVTTQQIVSTPRVDAPKPKEFSGRRDAKELDNYMWHMERYFEDFQDEKQKVNTATLYLTNLAAVWWRRKHEEMKKGICAINSWEDLKSELKKQFYPENVANDARKRMKELKHQRSICEYVEQFSGLMLQIPNMSEEDLLFNFMNGLQPWACQELQRRGVQDISTVLTMAETLVEYRRGESSNPKPKNNYIKGGGAKFHKTPQSKEVPRRPPLPNKDWKKGGKPEFKPKENCFLCDGPHWARDCPKRKSLSAMLEERETQEHTQMGCLQLLNSLKASPIPTNNTKNNSLMYVAARINGKDTQVMVDTGVSHNFIRKEEAMRFGLKLKSQWWLKTMNAEVKPLDGMARNVELHLGTWQGNVNFSVAPMDDFDIVLGMEFLREFNVVPLPRYNTVCIMEGGPCMIPTMHKPSTSNRLSAMQLKK